DNA from Microbispora sp. ZYX-F-249:
CGGGCACCGGCTCGGCCGTCCTGCTACGCGCCGGCGAGGTGATCGCGGGCGTGCACAGCGCCCGCGTCCGCCGTATGCCGCACGCCGACGGTCCGGACCTGGAAGGGCTGGTGCGCCGGGTCCCGGACCGGGACCTCGCACGTGGACCGGCCCGGCTCACGGTGGCCCTCGGCCTGGTGCGGGAGCACAACGGAACGGACTGCTGCGCCGGCGGACCGATCCGGGTGCACGAGGGCCGGCCCGTGCCGTCCGGCCAGGTCAGGACCGGCCCCCGCACCGGCGTCTCGGCGGGCGCCGAGACGCCGTGGAGATTCTGGATCGACGGGGACCCCACCGTCTCGCCGTACCGCGCCCACGTTCCCCGGCGCCGGGGCCGCACCACGAGCTGACGCGCCGGAATGAAGTGGCGATAAGGTTTCGTGATCAGGCAGGCTTGTACGGAAGCCCGTACATCCACCATCAATCAGCGAAAGCCATGACCGTGACCGCAACTTCAGGCAATCTCGTGCCGAC
Protein-coding regions in this window:
- a CDS encoding DNA-3-methyladenine glycosylase — its product is MGERELIEEVAGAPLGRDFFDRPSDVVAPDLLGRVVVHGSVAVRLSEVEAYGGPGQDPASHTYRGRTPRNSVMFGPPGHLYVYFTYGMHYCANLVCMPAGTGSAVLLRAGEVIAGVHSARVRRMPHADGPDLEGLVRRVPDRDLARGPARLTVALGLVREHNGTDCCAGGPIRVHEGRPVPSGQVRTGPRTGVSAGAETPWRFWIDGDPTVSPYRAHVPRRRGRTTS